The following proteins are co-located in the Xyrauchen texanus isolate HMW12.3.18 chromosome 43, RBS_HiC_50CHRs, whole genome shotgun sequence genome:
- the LOC127635904 gene encoding beta-crystallin A4-like, translating into MTHHCTKFSGHWKIIVYDEECFQGRHHEFTSECCNVMEFGFETIRSLRVESGAWVGYEHGSYQGQQFVLERGEYPQCDAFGGSNAYHIERMTSFRPISCANHRECRMTIYEKENFLGRKGELSDDYPSLQAMGWCNNEVGSLRVQSGAFVCYQFPGYRGYQYIMECDRHCGEYKQFREFGSHSQTPQIQSIRRIQQ; encoded by the exons ATGACTCACCATTGCACCAAGTTCTCTGGACATTGGAAG ATCATCGTGTATGATGAGGAATGCTTCCAGGGTCGCCACCACGAGTTCACCTCTGAGTGCTGCAATGTCATGGAGTTCGGTTTTGAGACCATTCGCTCATTGAGAGTGGAGAGTGGCGC GTGGGTTGGCTACGAGCACGGCTCTTACCAGGGTCAGCAGTTTGTGCTGGAGCGTGGAGAGTACCCTCAGTGCGATGCCTTTGGGGGAAGCAATGCTTACCACATCGAGAGGATGACCTCTTTTAGACCTATTTCCTGCGCT AACCACAGGGAGTGCAGAATGACAATCTATGAGAAGGAGAACTTCCTGGGCCGTAAGGGAGAGCTCAGTGATGACTACCCCTCTCTGCAGGCCATGGGATGGTGCAACAACGAAGTGGGTTCTCTGCGTGTTCAGTCTGGAGC GTTTGTGTGCTACCAGTTCCCCGGTTATCGTGGATACCAGTACATCATGGAGTGTGATCGCCACTGTGGGGAGTACAAGCAGTTCAGAGAGTTTGGCTCCCATTCCCAGACCCCTCAGATCCAGTCCATCCGCCGTATCCAGCAGTAA